A window of Paenibacillus sp. 19GGS1-52 contains these coding sequences:
- the mgrA gene encoding L-glyceraldehyde 3-phosphate reductase: MVYVASDERYEVMRYNRCGKSGLKLPAISLGLWHNFGGIDTYENGRDMITRAFDLGITHFDLANNYGPPAGSAEELFGKVLARDLAPYRDEMVISTKAGYYMWPGPYGEWGSRKYVLASLDQSLKRLGVEYVDIFYSHRPDPETPLEETMLALDHTVRSGKALYIGLSSYSAEQTTEAVAILKELGTPLLIHQPSYSMLDRWIEGGLQDVLEENGIGSIAFMPLAQGLLTNKYLNGIPEGSRAAKPATALSESRITPEVQRKIRALNQLAASRGQSLAQLALAWTLRGGKITSALIGASRVSQIEENIAALTYTEFTHEELERIETILKTENDV; the protein is encoded by the coding sequence ATGGTATATGTGGCAAGCGACGAACGGTACGAAGTGATGCGTTATAACCGTTGCGGTAAGTCCGGCCTTAAGCTTCCAGCGATTTCCTTGGGTCTATGGCATAACTTCGGTGGAATTGATACTTATGAGAATGGACGGGACATGATAACCCGTGCATTTGATCTAGGTATTACCCACTTTGATCTCGCCAATAATTATGGCCCGCCTGCCGGTTCTGCAGAGGAACTGTTCGGCAAGGTACTTGCCAGAGATCTGGCCCCTTACCGTGATGAGATGGTTATTTCAACGAAGGCGGGATATTATATGTGGCCCGGCCCCTATGGGGAATGGGGTTCACGGAAATATGTACTCGCAAGCCTAGATCAGAGTCTGAAGCGGCTGGGTGTGGAATATGTCGATATTTTCTACTCTCATCGGCCTGACCCGGAAACCCCGCTTGAAGAAACGATGCTGGCACTGGATCATACTGTACGCTCTGGTAAAGCTTTATATATAGGATTGTCCAGCTATAGTGCCGAGCAGACCACTGAAGCGGTTGCCATACTGAAGGAACTGGGCACACCGCTCTTGATCCATCAGCCTAGCTACTCCATGCTCGATCGCTGGATTGAGGGTGGCCTGCAGGATGTACTGGAGGAGAATGGTATCGGCAGCATCGCTTTTATGCCACTGGCGCAGGGGCTGCTGACCAATAAATATCTGAATGGCATCCCCGAGGGTTCAAGAGCGGCCAAACCTGCGACAGCGCTTAGCGAGAGTCGGATAACTCCAGAGGTGCAGCGCAAGATTAGAGCGCTGAATCAACTCGCGGCTTCGCGCGGCCAAAGTCTTGCTCAGCTTGCGCTGGCCTGGACCCTGCGTGGCGGAAAAATCACTTCAGCGCTGATTGGGGCTAGCCGGGTTAGCCAGATTGAAGAGAATATAGCTGCGCTGACTTATACGGAATTTACACATGAAGAGCTGGAACGGATTGAGACAATTCTCAAGACTGAGAATGATGTTTAA
- a CDS encoding AraC family transcriptional regulator — MEHTYSVGSNPVYYDKQSLHVLFAGESQTLPTHQAGPKIYDYYLLHFIESGSGIFRTEQRKYELGAGDCFLIHPGQLVSYISDKKEPWHYRWAAFTGSDADDLVLQTGFTPKQPVLTTTENSIIPGALSGMMQTFYAHKESSDLTSLGYLYLIVGEAAERLSSLSRLPGAESQVKRTVKQMVHYMAAQYAHPVSIEQMCGSLGYNRAYLSRIFKQETGISPVTYLLKLRIEKSRQLLRERPELSVEQVAASVGLTDALYFSRQFKRFCAQSPTAYRITTARHGD; from the coding sequence ATGGAACACACCTATTCCGTAGGATCAAATCCTGTGTATTATGACAAGCAAAGTCTGCATGTACTGTTTGCCGGCGAGAGCCAGACGCTCCCGACACATCAGGCAGGACCCAAAATTTACGATTATTATTTGCTGCACTTTATTGAATCAGGATCTGGAATCTTCCGCACAGAACAGCGTAAATATGAATTAGGTGCAGGGGACTGCTTCCTGATCCATCCAGGCCAGTTGGTCAGCTATATCTCGGACAAGAAGGAACCCTGGCATTACCGCTGGGCAGCATTTACCGGTAGTGATGCTGACGATCTTGTGCTGCAGACCGGCTTCACGCCCAAACAACCCGTCCTGACCACCACAGAGAATAGTATCATTCCCGGAGCCCTTTCCGGCATGATGCAAACCTTCTATGCTCACAAAGAGAGCTCCGACCTGACGTCTCTTGGGTATCTGTACCTTATTGTTGGTGAAGCGGCTGAACGTCTCTCTTCCCTCTCCCGTCTTCCCGGAGCGGAATCGCAGGTCAAGCGGACCGTGAAGCAAATGGTCCATTATATGGCCGCCCAGTATGCGCATCCAGTCTCCATTGAACAAATGTGCGGCAGCCTTGGCTATAATCGTGCCTACCTGTCCCGTATATTCAAGCAGGAGACCGGTATATCACCTGTAACCTATCTATTGAAGCTGCGCATCGAGAAATCCCGCCAGCTGCTGCGGGAACGTCCTGAGCTCTCAGTGGAGCAGGTTGCAGCATCCGTTGGTCTGACCGATGCTTTGTATTTCTCGCGCCAGTTCAAGCGGTTTTGTGCCCAATCACCCACAGCATACCGTATCACAACGGCCCGGCATGGGGATTAA
- a CDS encoding UDP-glucose--hexose-1-phosphate uridylyltransferase, producing the protein MPKENETTPATQKALYAIEQLVLFALHQRLIAPADLDYSRNELLEQFGFSEPYAEVFDQAPLDSPQAPLDALIDYGFEIGLIPENSDTYRDLLDAKIMGLLLARPSAVNAEFNRLTAEQGISAATDRFYKLSIDSNYIRMDRISKNVYWLQDSPYGDIEMTINLSKPEKNSKEIAMARLLPPPVYPKCLLCRENVGYAGRVNHPPRQNLRIIPLELNQEKWFFQYSPYVYYNEHCIVFHHDHVPMKLTKDSLKRLLGFVESFPHYFIGSNADLPIVGGSILTHDHFQGGRHTFPIQKAPKEDTFTHPAYPGCSLSIVKWPMSVMRLNGEDPAVLLECGNAIYEAWKVYSDPEAEVLAFSEVEGENLPHNTVTPIVRRGDDGSFEMDLVLRNNRTSELYPEGIFHPHREMHHIKKENIGLIEVMGLAILPGRLKEELDAIAGILAGDTAVYEAVKSETNHPLAQHAAWAQELVERFGMALSREEAITIVQNEVGIKFTHILEHAGVYKRTPEGQAAFRRFVKSFGVNGL; encoded by the coding sequence ATGCCTAAAGAGAACGAAACTACGCCCGCCACACAGAAGGCACTATATGCGATTGAACAGCTGGTGTTATTCGCTCTGCATCAGAGACTTATCGCTCCGGCAGACCTTGATTATAGCCGCAATGAGTTGCTGGAACAGTTCGGATTTAGTGAGCCTTACGCAGAGGTATTTGATCAAGCGCCACTGGATAGTCCTCAAGCGCCACTGGACGCCCTGATTGATTATGGTTTTGAAATCGGACTGATCCCTGAGAACAGCGACACTTACCGTGATCTGCTGGATGCCAAAATTATGGGGTTACTGCTGGCCAGACCTTCTGCAGTGAATGCTGAATTCAATAGACTGACGGCTGAACAAGGAATTTCTGCAGCAACCGACCGCTTTTATAAACTAAGCATAGATTCCAACTATATCCGTATGGACCGTATCTCGAAGAATGTCTACTGGCTGCAGGATTCGCCCTATGGAGACATCGAGATGACGATCAATCTGTCCAAGCCTGAGAAGAACTCTAAGGAAATCGCTATGGCCCGCCTGCTTCCGCCACCGGTCTATCCGAAATGTCTGCTCTGCCGTGAGAATGTGGGTTATGCCGGAAGGGTTAATCACCCGCCGCGCCAGAATCTGCGCATCATTCCGTTGGAGCTGAATCAGGAGAAATGGTTTTTCCAGTATTCACCTTATGTGTACTACAATGAGCACTGCATCGTGTTCCATCATGACCATGTGCCGATGAAGCTGACTAAGGATTCTCTTAAGCGCCTGCTAGGCTTTGTGGAGTCTTTCCCGCATTATTTTATTGGCTCCAATGCTGATTTACCGATTGTGGGCGGCTCGATTCTGACACATGATCACTTTCAGGGCGGGCGTCATACGTTCCCGATTCAGAAAGCACCTAAAGAGGATACTTTTACCCATCCTGCGTATCCAGGTTGTAGCCTGAGCATAGTGAAATGGCCAATGTCCGTAATGCGCCTGAACGGAGAAGATCCAGCGGTTCTATTGGAATGCGGAAATGCGATTTATGAGGCATGGAAGGTTTACAGTGATCCGGAGGCTGAAGTGCTTGCTTTTAGTGAAGTTGAGGGAGAAAATTTGCCTCATAATACCGTTACGCCTATTGTACGACGGGGAGATGATGGCAGCTTCGAGATGGATCTTGTGCTGCGCAATAACCGGACCAGCGAGTTATATCCCGAAGGGATTTTTCACCCGCACCGGGAGATGCATCATATCAAGAAAGAAAATATCGGCCTGATTGAGGTCATGGGACTGGCCATCCTGCCGGGACGCCTTAAGGAAGAGCTTGATGCCATTGCTGGTATTCTTGCCGGAGATACGGCTGTGTATGAGGCTGTGAAGAGCGAGACGAACCATCCTCTTGCGCAACATGCAGCCTGGGCGCAAGAACTGGTGGAACGATTTGGTATGGCACTATCCCGCGAGGAAGCCATCACAATTGTACAGAATGAGGTTGGCATTAAATTTACACATATCCTTGAGCATGCTGGTGTTTATAAGCGGACACCGGAAGGCCAAGCAGCTTTCCGGCGATTCGTGAAGAGCTTCGGTGTTAATGGCCTATAA
- a CDS encoding alpha/beta fold hydrolase: protein MKKRITRWHIALLIVIVLVIAGLLLWKYLIPYAPEQNAETALISGGGVTVEQNDNWISFEPSITLGAAVIFYPGALVKAEAYAPLGRSLAAAGHPFYIAKMPLNLAVTKADAAAEIIRVHPKLNFVLGGHSLGGVMASRYAADHPDQVEGVFFLASYPDERGSLKVTTLSVLSVLGTEDQVIDKDSYRKGRFLLPDNTLYYSVEGGNHAQFGSYGPQKGDGEATISEAEQQSRTVRVMLDWLGNLR, encoded by the coding sequence TTGAAGAAAAGAATAACCAGATGGCATATCGCACTACTCATTGTGATCGTACTTGTTATAGCTGGCCTGCTATTGTGGAAATATCTAATTCCTTACGCTCCAGAGCAGAATGCCGAGACTGCTTTAATTTCCGGTGGAGGGGTTACAGTTGAGCAGAATGACAATTGGATTTCATTTGAACCTTCGATCACATTAGGTGCGGCGGTCATCTTTTATCCAGGGGCATTGGTGAAAGCAGAAGCCTATGCACCTCTGGGCAGAAGCCTTGCCGCAGCAGGACATCCTTTCTATATTGCCAAGATGCCGCTAAACTTGGCAGTTACGAAAGCTGATGCCGCAGCGGAGATTATCCGTGTGCATCCCAAGCTTAACTTTGTACTTGGTGGACATTCTCTGGGCGGCGTGATGGCCTCGCGGTATGCGGCAGATCATCCAGATCAGGTGGAAGGCGTATTCTTTCTGGCCTCCTATCCGGATGAGCGAGGAAGTCTGAAGGTAACTACTTTGTCGGTATTGTCTGTATTGGGTACCGAAGATCAGGTTATTGACAAGGATAGCTATCGCAAAGGGCGATTTCTTCTGCCAGATAATACGCTATACTATTCAGTTGAAGGTGGAAATCATGCCCAGTTTGGAAGCTATGGTCCGCAGAAGGGCGATGGAGAAGCGACGATTTCTGAGGCAGAGCAGCAGAGCCGCACAGTGCGCGTCATGCTGGATTGGCTCGGTAATCTGCGATAG
- the galE gene encoding UDP-glucose 4-epimerase GalE has protein sequence MAILVTGGAGYIGSHTVAELLKRGEEVVVIDNLLTGHREALLGGKLYEGDLRDKELLAKLFSENEIDAVIHFAASSLVGESMTDPVKYYDNNVYGTLCLLEAIQKAGVTKIVFSSTAATYGEPEKVPIEETDRTEPANVYGETKLTMERMMAWFDKVLGIKYVALRYFNAAGAHESGKIGEDHRPESHLIPLVLQTALKQRANIAIFGEDYPTEDGTCVRDYIHVSDLADAHVRAVTYLRSGSASNIFNLGNGLGFSVKQVIETAKKVTGLEIPVVIQERRGGDPAVLVASSDKARTILGWNPQHADLEDIIQSAWNWHSANPQGYGEN, from the coding sequence ATGGCGATTCTAGTAACGGGTGGTGCAGGGTATATTGGTTCTCATACAGTAGCAGAGCTGCTGAAACGAGGCGAGGAAGTTGTGGTCATCGACAATCTGCTGACAGGGCATCGTGAAGCGTTGCTGGGCGGGAAGCTGTACGAAGGTGATCTGCGCGACAAGGAGCTGTTGGCCAAGCTGTTCTCCGAGAATGAGATTGATGCAGTGATCCACTTTGCAGCTAGTTCTCTGGTCGGGGAGAGTATGACGGACCCTGTAAAATATTATGACAACAACGTATATGGCACATTATGTCTGCTAGAGGCGATTCAAAAGGCTGGTGTAACCAAGATTGTATTCTCCTCCACAGCTGCAACCTACGGCGAGCCGGAAAAGGTGCCAATCGAGGAAACGGACCGCACTGAACCAGCGAATGTGTATGGAGAAACCAAGCTGACCATGGAACGCATGATGGCCTGGTTCGATAAAGTATTGGGAATCAAATACGTAGCTTTACGTTACTTTAATGCTGCAGGTGCACATGAAAGCGGCAAAATTGGCGAAGACCACCGTCCTGAGAGCCATCTTATTCCGCTGGTACTGCAAACCGCGCTGAAGCAGCGCGCCAACATCGCTATCTTCGGAGAGGACTATCCGACTGAAGACGGAACCTGTGTGCGCGACTACATTCATGTCAGCGATCTGGCTGATGCCCATGTCCGTGCGGTAACCTACCTGCGCAGCGGTAGTGCCAGCAACATTTTTAATCTCGGCAACGGACTTGGTTTCTCGGTTAAACAAGTGATAGAAACGGCCAAGAAGGTAACGGGTCTGGAGATTCCGGTAGTCATTCAAGAGCGCCGTGGCGGAGACCCTGCTGTGCTGGTAGCGTCCTCCGACAAAGCCCGTACTATCCTAGGTTGGAACCCGCAACATGCGGATCTTGAGGATATCATTCAAAGCGCCTGGAACTGGCATTCTGCCAATCCACAAGGGTATGGGGAGAATTAA
- the ilvD gene encoding dihydroxy-acid dehydratase: MAVKKMRSDMIKKGFDRAPHRSLLRAAGVKEEDFGKPFIAVCNSYIDIVPGHVHLQEFGKIVKEAIREAGGVPFEFNTIGVDDGIAMGHIGMRYSLPSRDIIADSVETVVAAHWFDGMVCIPNCDKITPGMMMGALRVNIPTIFVSGGPMKAGVDSKGKKLSLTSVFEGVGAHSVGKINDAELLELEQFGCPTCGSCSGMFTANSMNCLAEALGLALPGNGTILAVAEERKQFVRDSATQLMELIKLDLKPRDIVTRESLDNAFALDMAMGGSTNTVLHTLALAQEAGIEYPLTRINEVANRVPYLSKLAPASDYFIEDVQRAGGVSAVLNELLKKPGALFGDCMTVTGKTLAENVMGHEILDTNVIHTLDNPYSEVGGLSVLYGNLAPQGSIIKVGAVDASVGGYHKGPAICFDSQESSLEGIANGKVKEGHVVVIRYEGPKGGPGMPEMLSPTSLIVGMGLGAKVGLITDGRFSGASRGISIGHISPEAAEGGPIAFVEDGDIIELDLNNRKIELLVDEEILAVRRANWKGFEPKVTTGYLARYSKLVTNASNGAVLKI; this comes from the coding sequence ATGGCAGTGAAGAAAATGCGTTCAGACATGATTAAAAAAGGCTTCGACCGAGCTCCACACCGTAGTCTTCTGCGGGCGGCCGGTGTTAAAGAGGAAGATTTCGGCAAGCCATTTATTGCGGTCTGCAATTCCTATATTGATATTGTGCCAGGGCATGTGCATCTGCAAGAGTTCGGCAAAATTGTCAAGGAAGCAATCCGTGAAGCTGGCGGCGTACCTTTTGAATTCAATACAATCGGCGTAGATGATGGGATTGCAATGGGACATATCGGCATGCGTTATTCTTTACCAAGCCGGGATATCATTGCTGACTCGGTAGAAACTGTTGTTGCCGCACATTGGTTCGACGGTATGGTCTGTATCCCTAACTGCGATAAAATCACCCCAGGTATGATGATGGGTGCACTGCGTGTCAACATTCCAACCATCTTTGTAAGTGGTGGGCCGATGAAAGCCGGAGTAGACAGCAAAGGCAAGAAGTTATCCCTCACTTCCGTATTCGAAGGCGTAGGCGCTCATTCCGTTGGCAAAATCAACGATGCTGAGCTGCTGGAATTGGAACAATTCGGTTGTCCTACCTGTGGTTCTTGTTCAGGTATGTTCACAGCCAATTCCATGAACTGTCTCGCTGAAGCTCTTGGTTTGGCATTGCCAGGTAACGGTACAATCCTTGCTGTAGCTGAAGAACGCAAGCAATTCGTGCGCGATTCCGCAACACAGCTGATGGAACTGATCAAGCTGGATCTTAAACCACGTGATATTGTAACCAGAGAATCGCTGGATAACGCTTTTGCGCTGGATATGGCGATGGGCGGCTCTACCAATACCGTATTGCACACCCTGGCTTTGGCTCAGGAGGCTGGTATCGAGTATCCACTTACACGTATTAATGAAGTAGCGAACCGTGTGCCATACCTGTCCAAGCTGGCTCCAGCTTCCGATTACTTTATCGAAGATGTACAGCGTGCAGGCGGCGTCAGTGCCGTGCTGAATGAGCTGTTGAAGAAACCAGGCGCACTCTTCGGTGATTGCATGACCGTAACTGGGAAGACACTTGCCGAGAATGTAATGGGTCATGAAATTCTGGATACCAACGTCATCCATACTCTGGACAACCCTTATTCCGAGGTTGGCGGCTTGTCTGTCCTTTATGGCAACCTGGCCCCACAAGGTTCTATCATCAAAGTCGGTGCTGTGGATGCTTCCGTAGGCGGCTATCATAAGGGTCCAGCTATCTGCTTCGATTCCCAAGAGAGCTCACTTGAAGGTATTGCCAATGGCAAGGTCAAAGAAGGACATGTTGTCGTTATCCGCTATGAAGGTCCAAAAGGTGGACCCGGTATGCCGGAAATGTTGTCTCCTACCTCGCTAATTGTTGGTATGGGTCTTGGAGCCAAAGTCGGCTTAATCACCGATGGCCGTTTCTCCGGTGCTTCTCGTGGAATCAGTATCGGTCACATCTCACCTGAAGCAGCTGAAGGTGGTCCGATCGCTTTTGTTGAAGATGGGGATATCATTGAGCTGGATCTGAATAACCGCAAGATTGAACTGCTTGTGGATGAGGAAATATTGGCTGTTCGCCGTGCGAACTGGAAAGGCTTCGAGCCTAAGGTTACCACAGGTTACCTGGCCCGTTACTCCAAGCTAGTTACTAATGCAAGTAATGGTGCGGTCCTGAAAATCTAG
- a CDS encoding HAD-IA family hydrolase: protein MPWLHVNHERIPCKGILFDKDGTLLDLLATWGTWAELVLRGMEDQLTLLDAHFVGEFPRLLGTQHDAAGRLTGYDPAGPLSMATMEETYGILAWQLYAAGMPWNEALSCVINISKEAMSELRLRRSAKPLPGLISFLQQCAGASLKLAVVTSDGAKTTHEQLEWLGIADYFGAVVTRDRVNNGKPAPEMAELACRELGLAPEETIIIGDSNADMQLGKGAGLRLAVGIAAKGGGLGHLVDADIVIADFNELRITF, encoded by the coding sequence ATGCCTTGGTTACATGTCAATCATGAGCGTATTCCCTGCAAAGGAATTCTGTTCGACAAGGATGGTACGCTGCTGGATTTGCTGGCTACATGGGGGACCTGGGCGGAACTAGTGCTGCGCGGTATGGAAGACCAGCTGACCTTGCTGGATGCTCATTTTGTTGGTGAGTTTCCCCGGCTGCTAGGCACGCAGCATGATGCTGCGGGGAGGTTAACCGGGTATGATCCTGCAGGGCCGCTATCCATGGCGACTATGGAGGAGACTTATGGAATTCTTGCTTGGCAGCTGTACGCCGCGGGTATGCCCTGGAACGAAGCTTTGAGCTGTGTAATAAACATTTCCAAGGAAGCGATGAGTGAGTTGCGTCTACGCCGTTCGGCGAAACCTCTGCCGGGCCTAATCTCTTTCCTGCAGCAGTGTGCAGGTGCATCATTGAAGCTAGCTGTCGTTACCTCGGACGGAGCCAAGACAACCCACGAGCAACTGGAGTGGCTCGGAATTGCTGATTATTTTGGAGCAGTCGTTACGAGAGACAGAGTGAATAACGGCAAGCCCGCTCCCGAAATGGCAGAATTGGCTTGCAGGGAGCTGGGACTTGCGCCCGAAGAAACTATTATTATTGGGGATAGCAATGCAGATATGCAATTGGGCAAAGGTGCCGGACTGCGTCTGGCTGTTGGAATTGCTGCCAAGGGCGGCGGGTTAGGACATCTAGTGGATGCAGATATCGTTATTGCCGACTTTAATGAGCTTCGCATCACATTCTAA
- a CDS encoding galactokinase gives MSIQELNRKFIEKYGESEQEAQVFYAPGRVNLIGEHLDYNGGYVLPAALEFGTTLIVRPRSDTKITFATTNFPYEATLDYSEIGQSKTGEWIDYPVGVMVELKKTDHPVSKGYDLLFHGDIPNGSGLSSSASLEVVTAFAFLTMEGGDTDTVEIALLSQRAENHYVGVNSGIMDQFAVANGKRDHAILLMCDTLEYELVPFVTGAYKLVIGNTNKKRGLVDSKYNERRQQCDEALSILQQEIPSLSFLAELKRDQFEAHQGKITDETVRNRARHVVEENQRVLDSVEVLKKNDLVQFGKYMNDSHASLRDLYEVSCVELDIMVEEAQRIPGTLGSRMTGAGFGGCTVSLVHEDDVERFIREVGEAYTTRSGLVGEFYVCGIGNGVEQLKGVK, from the coding sequence ATGAGCATACAGGAACTTAACCGTAAATTTATCGAGAAGTATGGAGAAAGCGAACAAGAGGCACAGGTATTTTATGCACCGGGTCGGGTTAATCTCATCGGAGAGCATTTGGATTATAACGGAGGGTACGTGCTGCCAGCAGCGCTGGAGTTTGGCACAACGCTGATCGTGCGTCCGCGCAGTGACACTAAAATAACTTTTGCAACAACGAATTTTCCTTATGAAGCCACTCTTGATTACAGTGAAATTGGTCAGTCCAAAACGGGGGAGTGGATCGACTATCCAGTAGGCGTAATGGTGGAATTGAAAAAAACGGATCATCCCGTATCCAAGGGCTATGATCTATTATTCCATGGTGACATTCCGAATGGCTCAGGACTTTCCTCCTCTGCTTCGCTTGAGGTTGTTACGGCCTTCGCTTTTCTGACAATGGAAGGCGGAGATACAGATACAGTTGAGATTGCTCTACTGTCTCAGCGTGCAGAGAACCATTATGTGGGTGTGAATTCGGGAATTATGGATCAGTTCGCGGTGGCCAACGGCAAGCGGGATCATGCGATTCTGCTGATGTGCGATACTCTGGAATATGAGCTGGTACCTTTCGTGACTGGTGCTTACAAGTTGGTTATCGGCAACACAAACAAGAAGAGAGGCCTTGTAGACTCCAAATATAATGAACGGCGCCAGCAGTGTGATGAGGCACTGTCTATTCTGCAGCAAGAGATTCCTTCACTCTCCTTCCTAGCAGAGCTCAAGCGTGATCAATTTGAAGCGCACCAAGGCAAGATTACGGACGAGACGGTTCGCAACCGCGCGCGTCATGTCGTGGAAGAAAATCAGCGGGTACTTGATTCTGTGGAAGTACTGAAGAAGAATGACCTGGTGCAGTTTGGGAAATACATGAACGATTCACATGCTTCACTACGCGATCTGTACGAGGTTAGCTGTGTTGAATTGGATATCATGGTAGAAGAAGCACAGCGCATTCCGGGTACACTAGGTTCGCGTATGACGGGTGCGGGCTTTGGCGGCTGCACAGTGTCACTGGTACATGAGGATGATGTAGAGCGGTTTATCCGCGAAGTAGGAGAGGCTTATACGACAAGATCCGGACTGGTTGGCGAGTTCTATGTATGCGGCATCGGCAATGGTGTTGAACAACTGAAGGGAGTGAAATAA
- a CDS encoding NAD-dependent protein deacylase, with translation MNQIEKLASWISDSDNIVFFGGAGTSTESGIPDFRSAAGLYQTQHHSPYPPEVMLSRTFFMSSPDIFFDFYRSKMIHPEARPNGAHLLLAELERRQGKLKAVITQNIDGLHQLAGSHQVLELHGSIHRNHCMDCSHYYGLEQVVDSVEVVPHCPKCGGIIKPDVVLYEEELDHSVLMESVEAIAAADLLIVGGTSLTVHPAASLITYFQGRHTVLLNRDPTPYDHQADLIITDRIGEVMNGVQKILKL, from the coding sequence ATGAATCAAATAGAGAAATTGGCCTCCTGGATATCAGACAGTGACAATATCGTTTTTTTTGGAGGAGCAGGAACGTCGACAGAGAGCGGGATTCCGGATTTTCGTTCGGCAGCGGGACTATACCAGACTCAGCATCATTCGCCTTATCCGCCTGAAGTGATGCTGAGCCGTACCTTTTTTATGTCCTCACCGGACATTTTTTTTGACTTTTACCGCAGTAAAATGATTCATCCCGAAGCTCGCCCGAATGGTGCTCATCTGCTGCTTGCAGAGCTGGAGCGGCGACAAGGAAAGCTGAAGGCCGTTATTACGCAAAATATTGATGGCCTGCACCAGTTGGCCGGCAGTCACCAAGTACTTGAACTGCATGGTTCCATCCACCGCAACCACTGTATGGATTGCTCACACTATTACGGACTGGAGCAGGTGGTTGATAGTGTTGAAGTTGTGCCCCATTGCCCGAAATGCGGCGGCATCATCAAGCCGGATGTGGTTCTCTATGAGGAAGAACTGGATCATTCAGTGCTGATGGAGTCTGTGGAAGCTATCGCAGCTGCAGATTTGCTCATCGTCGGCGGGACTTCACTTACCGTTCACCCTGCGGCCAGTCTAATCACCTATTTTCAGGGGCGGCACACCGTACTACTGAACAGGGACCCGACTCCTTATGACCATCAGGCTGATCTTATTATTACCGACCGGATCGGTGAAGTAATGAACGGTGTGCAGAAGATTTTAAAGCTATAG
- a CDS encoding fucose 4-O-acetylase, which yields MLGENSLEARGETFFLNLRFLLIVTVFAGNAIEPLIGTSSGLHSLYMWIFSFHMPLFVLVTGYFARRSMTGAAGRRMLMQIGLQYIIFQSLYSLLDTYLFHVNGIHHSFFAPYLLLWFLASHAFWRLLMLGMGKWAPAGQIAFALLAGVLVGYLQLDGVWFSISRTFVYLPYFVIGYHFSFPALVRLYQQWTKIAAATVSVLLFIILAIWGTHLPLGWLYGSMTYMQLGHQEWYAGLYRLGIYGLQLAASLAFLGWVPYGVSRMTDWGRRTLYVFLLHGFVVRLAAISGLYAYVSNGAGAILLLLAAISLTVLLAQPTVKRLLHPLVEPSVSWMVTLQRAAIRRSL from the coding sequence ATGTTAGGAGAAAACTCACTGGAGGCGCGCGGAGAAACGTTTTTTCTAAATCTGCGCTTTCTGCTTATAGTCACTGTTTTTGCCGGCAATGCAATTGAACCGCTGATTGGAACATCGAGCGGCTTGCATAGTCTGTATATGTGGATTTTCAGCTTTCATATGCCTCTCTTCGTACTCGTTACCGGCTATTTCGCCAGAAGGAGCATGACTGGTGCTGCCGGGCGCAGAATGCTCATGCAGATCGGATTACAGTATATTATTTTTCAAAGCCTCTATTCACTGCTGGATACCTATCTTTTTCATGTAAACGGTATTCATCATTCGTTCTTCGCTCCTTATTTACTTCTGTGGTTCTTGGCCAGCCACGCCTTCTGGCGTCTGCTTATGCTCGGTATGGGCAAATGGGCACCCGCAGGACAGATAGCATTCGCATTATTAGCAGGAGTTCTGGTTGGTTATTTACAGCTTGATGGAGTCTGGTTCAGCATTAGCCGTACTTTTGTATATTTACCTTACTTTGTAATAGGTTATCACTTTTCTTTCCCCGCTCTTGTCCGTTTATATCAACAATGGACTAAAATCGCCGCCGCCACTGTTTCCGTACTTCTGTTTATCATTCTGGCGATATGGGGCACCCATCTTCCGCTTGGCTGGCTATATGGAAGTATGACCTATATGCAGCTTGGACATCAGGAATGGTACGCAGGGTTATATCGTCTCGGAATCTATGGCTTGCAGCTTGCTGCTTCTCTGGCTTTCCTTGGCTGGGTTCCCTACGGTGTGAGCCGAATGACCGATTGGGGACGCCGCACCTTGTATGTCTTCTTGCTCCATGGATTTGTTGTCCGCCTGGCAGCCATATCCGGATTGTACGCTTATGTCAGTAATGGCGCTGGTGCTATTCTGCTTCTCCTCGCTGCGATCAGCCTGACAGTGCTGCTGGCCCAGCCGACAGTCAAACGCCTGCTTCATCCACTTGTAGAGCCGTCAGTAAGTTGGATGGTGACTCTGCAGCGTGCTGCTATTCGACGTTCATTGTAA